The Umboniibacter marinipuniceus genomic sequence CCTAAGTTGTCCACGAGCATCGTATTGATACTGCCAAATTGACGTGCCAAGACGTTTTTCAGATACCCTCCCAGTGGCGCCATAGTCATACTCAATCGAGTAGGCAATATTCGTTGTGGACGTTGTATAGAAGTGCGCCTTCGAGACCTTACCTAGGCTGTTATATTCATAGGTCTTCTTCAAAAAGATATTTTCATAGCCACTAGCCGCGTAAGTTTGTTCCATGACGAGTTCCTGGGTCACTAGTCCAGCATCGTTTCTCGTCATATTACTAATGTAGTAGTGGTCATCCGTGTTATAGGCCTCGGCAGAGTGAGCAACGAAGACCGCAAGTATTAGGCTTTGTATTATTTTCATCTCAATTCCTTACAGCTCGTTGAAACACGGGAAGTTGCAGGTGGGTGGCGGCGGAGGCGGGGGTGGCAATGGCGCCGTATGACGCTCTTGGGTTGCCTGGCCATTTTCATTGTAGAAGTACTCAGTGCCAACTTTCGCAATTCCTTCGTCGGATTCAACGCCGGTCAATAGACCGTCCTGATCATAGGTGTAACTCGCCGCAAGCGTGTCTGAACCGGAGCTTTTCGAGTAGCTGGTTAGCTCGCCGCGCTCGTTGTAGCTAAAGTACTCTGTGTAAAGGCCGGGAAAGCGTTGTGAGATAATTCTTCCGTCTACGGTATAACTGGTGATTTCTCTCACGAGACGTCCACCTTGATAAAACTGAGTAGGTCGACCGGTGGTGGGGGAGTAGTTTATTTGACTACTCATTCCACCTCGATTCATGGTGGCACTGGTCACGAGCTCGTCGGATTTTTGATAGCTAAAAGTCGTAATTAGCGAGGCATCGCCCCAACTCGCTAGTCAGCCACGGCCATCACAGGTAGAATAACGCTCTAAATGACAATCAAGAGAAGCAGCTTAGTATCATGAGCAAACATACTGTATTAACGGGTATCACTACCACCGGCACGCCACACTTGGGAAATTATGTGGGCGCCATTCGCCCTGCTATTGAGGCCAGCAAGCAGGCCGATGTAGATTCCTTCTATTTCATGGCGGATTTCCACGCACTGATCAAGTGCCAGGACCCCGAAGCCATTGCCCTGTCCTCCAAAGAGATTGCCGCTACCTGGCTGGCATTAGGTTTAGATACCGATAACGCCACCTTCTATCGCCAATCGGATATCCCCGAAATTCCCGAGCTGACGTGGGTATTAAACTGCCTTACCGCCAAAGGTCTTATGAACCGTGCTCACGCCTATAAAGCCGCGGTCCAAAGCAACCTTGATGAAGGTCTTGATGCTGACGCCGCCGTGACCATGGGGCTGTTCTCCTACCCAGTACTGATGGCCGCGGACATCCTAATGTTCAATGCCCACAAAGTACCAGTTGGCAAAGATCAAATTCAGCATGTTGAAATGGCCCGTGATGTGGCCGCGCGCTTCAACCATCATTACGGTGAAACCTTCACTCTGCCAGAGGCGGTTGTAGGCGATAACGTAGCAGTGCTGCAGGGGCTAGATGGCCGTAAGATGTCAAAGAGCTACGGCAACACCATTCCGCTATTCCTAACGGAAAAGAAGCTCAAAAAGCACATCAATAAGATTAAAACCAACCTGTTAGAGCCTGGCGAGCCCAAAGACCCAGACACCTCTACGGTGTTCCAGATTTGGGAAGCTTTCGCCACGCCATCGCAAACCGCTGATATGCGTAAAGCCTTTGCTGACGGCATCGCTTGGGGCGAAGCCAAAAAACAGTTGTTCGAGCTAGTGAACGAAGAAATTTCAGGAGCAAGATCACGTTACGAAG encodes the following:
- a CDS encoding tryptophan--tRNA ligase encodes the protein MSKHTVLTGITTTGTPHLGNYVGAIRPAIEASKQADVDSFYFMADFHALIKCQDPEAIALSSKEIAATWLALGLDTDNATFYRQSDIPEIPELTWVLNCLTAKGLMNRAHAYKAAVQSNLDEGLDADAAVTMGLFSYPVLMAADILMFNAHKVPVGKDQIQHVEMARDVAARFNHHYGETFTLPEAVVGDNVAVLQGLDGRKMSKSYGNTIPLFLTEKKLKKHINKIKTNLLEPGEPKDPDTSTVFQIWEAFATPSQTADMRKAFADGIAWGEAKKQLFELVNEEISGARSRYEEILADPSFIEAELLKGAEKARAHATPLLDKVRKAVGIRSYR